TCAATATTTCCCTGGCCTCGGCCGCCGAGGCAACCGGCCTTCCCGCCACCCGCGCCATCGCGGCCGCCTTCGCGACCAGCTCGGCGTTGGACCGCGCCAGGACGCCCTTTTCCAGGTAGATATTGTCTTCCATACCCACGCGGACGTGTCCACCCTTCTCTAGCGCCATCCGCGCCATGGGAAATTGATGACGGCCGATCGCCGCGACCGACCATGTCGCGCCCGACGGCAGGCCACCGATCAGGAAGTCGAGGTTGCGCTCGGTCGCGGCCAGGGCGCCGGGCACGCCCAGCACCAGATCGAAATGGAGGGGCGGGTCGATCAGCCCCTGCTCGGCCAGGGCAATCCCGGCCTCCAGCATGGCGGCGTCGAAGACCTCGATCTCCGGCTTGATGCACTTTTCCTTCATGCGGCGGGCCAGGGCGGCCACGAAAGGCCTCGGGTTGAGAAAGACCTCGTCGCCGAAATTCACCGAGC
Above is a genomic segment from Deltaproteobacteria bacterium PRO3 containing:
- a CDS encoding 3-keto-5-aminohexanoate cleavage protein, producing the protein MSSKRRNTPVILTCALVGAELTREQAPYLPLTPEEIAVSAAEASAAGAAIVHLHVRDAQGRPTCSEEIFRETIRKIRERCDVIVQVSTGGAIGDSDEDRMRPLEAGSEMASLTTGSVNFGDEVFLNPRPFVAALARRMKEKCIKPEIEVFDAAMLEAGIALAEQGLIDPPLHFDLVLGVPGALAATERNLDFLIGGLPSGATWSVAAIGRHQFPMARMALEKGGHVRVGMEDNIYLEKGVLARSNAELVAKAAAMARVAGRPVASAAEAREILSIS